The nucleotide sequence TAATACACACATTTACTCAGTTCCTCATTATCTTATGAATCAGTGTGGTCCTGACTtgttcctcttctcttctcttttcatGTAGATGTACGTGAACCTTTTGTTCTGGTACCAGTTTTTCTGTGGATTTTCAGGCAACACAATGACCAACTCGTGGGTTTTAATCTTCTTCAACCTACTTTTCACCTCCGTCCCTCCAATCGTATATGGCGTGCTGGACAAAGATGTGTCTGGCGAGATACTCCTAAAAGTGCCTGATCTCTACAAGCATGGACAAAACTCGCAGGTGGGCATCCTGTCTCACTCGCCATTCCATTGTGTTGTTTTGCAGTGTCTTGTACATGGTATGATGGCATACATGATGTGATGCTTGATTTCCAGGCCTATCTTCCGTCAACGTTCTGGCTGAACATTCTTGATGCTTTTTACCAAAGCCTTGTGTGTTTCTTCATCCCTTACTTTGTAGGTCATTTTAAAATTTTCCACTTTACTGACTATCATAATGTTTAATTTTCAGAGTAGTGCTCACatgtaacaatttgtattgttgtttttatgcTATGAAGGCATATGCAGGGTCTGATATTGGGGTATTTTCCTTTGGCTCTCCAATCAATGGCTCCGCCCTCCTCATCATCCTCCTGCATCAGCTCATAGAGAGTCGCACAGTGGTGAGCCAATCACATTTGTTCTTTCTCATCTATAATGCtgtgtaatatgtaaaataaatatttagaacaGTTATTGCCTTCCATGCCAAATGTAACACCAAGTGTGATGACAAgatctcttaaagggacagttcagcccAAAATTATAATTAGCccattatttaattgtaataattgagTTTTCTTGATGTTTTTGGCAGACATCTGTTATGCTCACTTATGATAAATTGATTTAATCAGaattacaataacaataattgtaaaattacaatgaaaaataactatttaaaacaaggtctttctattttaatatattttaaaattaaatgtaaacattttaaatgttattcctgttttgttgttgttgttgttgttgttgttttttacagcagtctgatttgaattttaaaaactacattttattcCAAATGCTTGATTGGAGGTTTTGCCCCACCCACTGTAAAATTCTAGTGGCCCAAGATAAAGCTTCACAAAATTGCACATTACagattaaatatgtatttgattGGCTGTAtaaatgatgtcatcattcatCATCATTTAGTGCAGACAGACAAATTGCATCTTGCAGAAAACACCACAGTAACAACACAGTATCGAGTGATTCTTGTCACAAAATGTGCATACCAGGATatttaatgtctttatttatgGGAGACTGTCTATTTATCTTCTGCTAATGCGGgtcttgtgtgatttttttttctcttccagacATGGATACATGCTGCATTGCTGCTCTTCAGTGCCttgttttattatgcttttatcCTGTTGTTGAGCATTACATGTGTGTCGTGCAGTTCTCCCACAAACCCCTATGGCATTGAGACAAAAATGATGTCTGAGCCACTCTACTATTTAGTATGTGGATTTACCACAGTCCTGGCCCTGCTGCCAaggtattacacacacacacatctgaatcAGCTCATTTACATACCAGACACAGTTacagactgtaacactgactatgtttacatgtgtgccaataatgcaatttttattaAGATGTTTACTGTAATGTCACAAGCTGTAACTGCTTTCTTTGCACCGTTTCGTTTAGCGATTTAAAGTGGAGGGAAAACTTTAGAATAAAGTCAGGAAGTTTATGGGGGTGCATGTAAATGTAGTTAAATGTAGTTACTGTTTGCAGTACCCAGTGACCTGATCACCCAGATGGCATGTTAAATGCAGGAATACAGATTTTACAAAATCTGTCCAAGGTCATGTATTTCAACCTTAGGAAACACTTCCGACACAAAGATTCAATCTGAGATTCCTAGTTTTTCCTATTTATAAGGCAATCCTGCATATATCCATCACAGTGAAGACAAGAACCTGCATGCACAAAATTCTACAGTGTAATTTAAGCTAAAGAAGCAACATTAATTACATTGTTATTTAAGAACTGTTATTGAAATGAAATCTTGACAAACTAGTTTTCAGCTGTTCTTGTATGACTTTTATCTGCATAGAAAATAGATTACCACGATGGCTGGTAAAAAAGACTGGCTTAACTTTATTGGAATCAGTCACTCATGGTTGTATCTTTTCTTAAAGGTAGTTCATAACGAGAAAGTGTAATTAACTATTGGCTTTTTCTGTCTCACAGGATCCTGTTTCGTGCCTTCTGTAACACTATCTGTCCATCTGACCTGGTGAGAGCACAGAAAATAGAGAGACTCTCAGCACAAGACTATTCCATGAGTTTACGGCAGTGGAAGGAGAACAAAGCTGCTCGAAGATCGAAGACTGTCCTCCAGACACGTCCCTCAGAAACTCAGTGTGAATGCTGACATGCCCCATTTAACAGATCGTATGGCTGAAGCAGGCACTGTTCTTTCATGACCAATTAGAGAGTTGCCTTCGATCATATAAACATGGAAATTAGTAGTGACTTCAAAATCCTTGTACTTCAATGATTGGCAGATGCTCTGACCAGTCAGAAGCCAGATCTGTCTTTTTTCTGCCCAATAagtgtttttgcagtgatgtACTGTACCTGGGCTCCACGTGGAGCTTACAGATGAACTTCATCGCAAACTCATTCCAGTCCAGTGATCGCCGAATATACTGTCTGGCTTCTGTATACAAAAGATATTTAGAGAATTGTTTACATGCCACAAGGCTGAGCCTgtgacatttttaattacaaatgcACTCCAGCATTATGCAAGGGATTATTGTGCAGCATTATTGTGGGATAGTGTATAACAAGATAAGATGGCTACTTTGCTACTACTTTAATGCAATACTGCAAAGACCATAAGAAAATGAGCTTGCACACTTCCCTTAACACTGATATATGCGTAAATCACAAATTCCCATATTCATGTTTCAGTCATGCGAAATGCAAATGACGATCTCACTGGTTGAGACTATAGGTGATTATATGATTTTTCTTTCCTTGTTATCTCTTATTAGGAGAAGTATGACTGTGTCTGTTTGATATCTGATCATGGGGAACTGTAATATCATGAGAACTTTACAATAAGTGAACTTTCCTTGTTTAAGAATAAAATTAGGTGAACGTTAATAGGAGCTAATGTATTTGTGACCCAAGGGCCTTTATGTCAATTTGTGTGTTCAATCTGAAAGTGAACATGCCGACACCATGCATTACACATAGACAAGTTCAGTATTTTGTGATAAATGCTAGATTGCTTTTTATACTTAactgcaatttattttttattgcaaaagTGAATGCTTGAATTTTGGAAATGTGAAATTATAATCCAGAATGATCATCTAAGATGATTTCCAGTTAttgacattattttacattatttgagcCATTTGTAGTATTTGTAAAATTTgcaataaaacactgaaaacttGACTACTGCTTGAATATGATCATATACACAACAGGTACCCTAGcctatgtgtttttgtaaagcaCTTGTTTTTACTGAGAGATAATAATTAGCTTTAATATCCTATTTTGGGCAGTAGGCcttaaatataaacaacagagCAGAGGAAAGAAGTCCAGACTGTCCGTTAAAAGCCTTTATAAACCACTGTAGCTGTATAACTGGCATAACAATAAGTGATAATGTACACTCAATAGCAGATAGTGAAAGACATGCTTGCTTTAATATTAAGTTCTCTTACATCCAGCTCCACAATTTTCTAATTTACTTGCTCTACCTGGAGacctaaatgtaaaatttaagatAAACTCATCCATTGTCATTTTTCTAACTCAAAAGATGGCATAGATTACGTTTTGGAACATCCGCTGGTATGCAAGtttgcaagattttttttattcttaaaagtCTTGAAGAGGTCATGAACTCAGTCCATAGACAATGAACTTTTTTACCCACAGCTTTTAAAGAATTTCCATTGTTTAGAAGTTGCAAACTTGGCTCAAAAGTTGTCTGAATGGACATGACCCTTTTGCATGAGAGCATTGAAAAGGACAGCATGCTCTTGTAGGGTCATTTGACAGCATGATGGCAGCATTGCACTTCTGAGAACTTCCACTTGGACTAAACAAGAGTTAGCGATAGCACTGTAGACTCCTATGTtactttacaaataaatttagatttagattccTTTTAATGTCATTACACATAGTACAACGCAATTAAGTAGCAATTCTTGGTGTTATTCACACATAACATCAAAAGGTATTggattaaataaaagtatttataaaaagTGATTCAGTACCCACCTATTTTTTTCTAACCAAATAGCGGTGGCAAAAGAATAActtacattactattattatctcattaaagggatactccaacctaaaatgaaaattatcattAATCACTtcaccccatgtcgttccaaacacgtcttcggaacacaattttaagatattttggataaaaaacctggaggcttgagattatcccatagactgccaagtaaataacagtgtcaaggtccatgaaAGGTATGAAAGGTTTTCGTCAGAGTTGGGTGAAAGGTGATAGGGGTCCACGGTAGAGGCTGACATTTTTTTGGGACTCCCCCGGGTCACATTAATCACGGTATTGGGACAGGAAAAAATGTCAGTGGGAGTGGGCGGGACTGGGAATCATAATAATACTTTGATCCCcaactttatacacaaatatagcctaatttttaaataaataaacaataatctgtaggcctttattttaattttgaactcaATTCTAGTTGCCCTGTCTCTTATGCTCTCCTCCTGTTTGCTTTGGTGTTGCTGGTTAAGTGAATGACCAACGCGTGACGGACAGATTGTTAATGGCTGGTCTATGTGGTGGGCTAATACAGTAGACTAGCATCGGACAGGACATCCGAAAGCCCACCTAACATTCCTCAACCTCAAACATAGCTTTTCATCTAAAAGATGTATGTAGTAACAACTTTTACTTGGCTGCTTAATCTAATGTTAACCTACAGAAATGTTcgctattgaagtgtgtgtggaaACTGAACAGCAGCGCGCTAacagcaggacagatggaggcaccGGTGCTCTCACTTGCTCCTACTCCGTAATCTTTAGAATCCGTAAATACtctatgtttatttgtgtgcactcagaataataatgaaatgttgattttcttaaaataattaaagcaaattaGATGCGGTTTCTGCCGTCTCGGTCATGTGAGCTTGAGCGAGAAACAAACAGGGCCCATGGGTACAACGTGCACCAGGGCCTCGAAAACCCCAGCTACGACCCTGATTCTGTGTGTGCTAGATGTTGAGTTTCGTGAAGGAGGGCCACTAGGAAGATttttagctgtgtttatgatCAGTATGCATAACAGTgactaaaatatgtattttaggtatgGAAATTCAAAACCTATTTTGAGGTTTGATATTTGGGATTGTACTACTTTGGGCGCTTTTGGCATTTACTACAAAACCACCAACCACTCCCAACTCACGGTTAAATGAAATGTTGTGTCCGTATATTGTGTCCTTAATATGTTGTAACCGTCGTGCTGGTCTTACACCTTCAGCCATAATGACTAATAATGACATGATGACACAACACGCACCTTGGGCTACTGGCTAAGTTGATTAAATTTCTTTTAGAAGGAATTTTGTCGCGACTGAAATTTTGTCGCGTCGTTCGCTCATGCTGGAGCTGGTTTACTGTCTTGTATAAGAGAACATGTGCTAATCAGCATCTAGTTCCCCTAAATTATAACGACAGATTACATTCCTCTGTGGGCGGATCTATTCGACTACTTCCCTGTGCTGTCGCTTTCGATGGTAGCGAGCTGTAGGGTGCGCAACGGTTTCACTTCGACGTGAGCAGACATTAGTGCTGACTGACTGACAGCGAGCCGCATCACTGAGGATCTGCTTCCGTCACTGAGATCAAGCCATGAGTGTCGGTTCATCACGGAGCAGCGGGGAAGACATCGACGAGCTCGAGTCGGTTAGGTGAGATCAACCAAGACTATGCTCTTTCACCTATCTGGACCTCACTAAAGACATATTAGGCACTCACGAAATTATAATATCCTATACCGGACAGTAGTAACCTTAAGACTCTTTTATTTGACCTCCTCTAAATGAAGTTTGTGTGCAGCCTATAAGTCTCAGATCCTCTTTTTATGTTTCTTGACCtaaatttgttttgtgaaagtattttttcatattgttttacATCGTTATGcgcaaatctgaaaataaaaaaaagaaagaaagaaagaaagaaacatacgCTGATGAAGAGCAAACAGTTGTCTGGTTAATGCGTTTATTTGATTTGTCGCTGCACCTGTTTGTTGCTGAAGTTAATAGCGGCGTCAGCGAAAGAATGAGGAAATACTTTTATTCTACTTTTATTAATACTTCTAATCATTTTATTCATCTGTGGTGAATGAAAGTGTTGAAAAAAATACCTGCTGATTCAGTGTCAATgtcatttaacttttttgtttgttaaagtgCAACATTGCAAACcaaatgtaatgctttttttttctccccccccccagtgtattttctttttacatttcagtCATTAAACAAAGGCTTTTTACAAATCCAACAATGCCAATCAAGTCAGAattatatttcaccccaaaagaaGCCTGTTTTAGGcaaataattttgtttgtttgcttttttgtttgtttatttgcattgTGGCGTTATTTTCATGACAAGTAAGCACATTCAGCTTTCAGTTGTCAGAATACTATTAATACAGTCATGAAAATCATCCCATCCACAAATATTGTTTGAATGTGAACATAGTTGACCATttaagcttattttatttatctatcaaTTTAGCATTATAATAAGATTTAACCCATAACATTATGCTAAGGCTATACTTGATATATGCATAATGCGGGATAAATCCACCATAGCAATACCAGCATACTGGGACAACAGCAAATATGTAACcacattatgtaaataaatgacaCAAGACAGCCTGCGGGTTATTGTATTAAGGTCACAGTTCTGTAATATCAGTCTAATAACAGAGAAGCATGGtgctttttttcttgaaatgcaatCCTAAATGTATTTCCATTTAagtaaaatatgcaaatgaaatCAGCTTTATAATTGCTGTGACAATGCAGTGCTGTGTTTTCCTTGTAAAAGTAACCATACACGTGCATCAATATATAATACACATACCCACTGTGTTGCCTAATCCATATGACAGTATCCAAAAAAAGTGCTCTGGTTACTGTGTGGATGTTAACAGTCAATAGTGGATATAACCATACATCTTGGCTTTGTGTTCAAGCACCCCATTCTTTTTCTGTCTTTAGCTGGTATCATTATGATTTGTCGCGGCATGCAGCTGAAGCTCTTCTCCTTTCGAATGGGGTAGATGGGAATTTTTTACTCAGAAACAGCAACAAAGGACGTGACTGCTTTGCTTTGTCTGTCCGGTAAGAAATGTCCACTTCGGATCAAAGTTTATATGTACTTGGTCCACTCAGCTGAATCATTTTGATATTAAAGTGCAGTATGCTCAGACACAAGCACACTTGAATATTTTCCTTGTGTGCACTCCGTTTAATTTATGGATAAATATACCTGCAAAAGCTATCATTACAAAATGTATGCAAGTGTACTTTGGACAATAGACAAATTTTAATTCGAcactatttttgtggaaaccatcatACATGTTTTTCAGGAATCTATGGTGAATAGAAAGCTATTTGTAGCAAAATAGAGACCCGCTATTTCTAAAATGAGCTGTTATCCACTgacttttttaagttaaaaagttaaatgaTCAGCCAATATGGTTTTTGTCAGTGCCCTTATTTCTTTTTCCATTTCTCTTATTTTCTCAGATTCTTTAGATTGCTTTAAGTTTTTCAGTTCCCCTTTTCGATGCATCAGCTGTAAACCTCACTTGGTCTTGTGTCTTTAAAGCAAAACAACTTATTCTTACTCctactgaaatatataaatatcaaactGATTCACACAAGCCATGAGACAGTAACCTGCCTGGGTCACTGTGACTCTGTCCGATGCTTAAATGttagattattattgtttatagaGTGTGACCGTGTACAAATTATTGTCTGCCTATTTCAATACAACTAGGTGTGATGTCACTTTTATgcaacagttcaaaaacaatttaacACTGAACAATACTGAGATTTCAGGCACAGCATAACAGCACTTCCTCACTCCCTTTTTCATCTCCAAACTTTTCCAGAGCTAAGGATTCAGTGAAACACTTTCATGTCCGGCGGCAGTTCGGCAAATATTCCTTTGGATTCAATGAATTTCCCTGCCTTCAGGATTTTTGCAATCACATTGCCAATCAGCCCTTGCTAGGCAGCGAGACAGGTTAgctatgtgctttttatttacagTTCACAAACTGCTTTTCAGCATTTCTCTGTCACAGTGACCCTGTTTCCTAATTCACTATTTTAACCAAGGAAACCTGTTAGTGCTGCGGTTCCCATACCCACGGCAGGTGGAAGAGCCATCCATCTATGAGACGGTGTGTGTGCATACGGCCATGCACACAGGCCGGCATGAAAACGACCTGGTGCCTAATGCTCCAGCAGTAAGTAAAGTGGCCTTATACAGACCCATTtggacacacatacacatactgcaTTTAAAAGAGTATGAATGTGGCTTGGAAAGacaataataatcttaataataattaaattaattaatttatctgtTCATTTAGTTTTATCTGAGCTCCTAAATCGAAAGTGTTTTTATGTTGTCAACAGCTTGGCACTAAAGAAGGTTACCTGGTTAAACAAGGAGCGGTAATCAAGGTATGgttataaaattactaaaagttaTAAACATAGACTATCAAAAATTCAAACCAGTGTTTGCGGTAAATGCCTGTTTCAAGCTAATACGGTAAATTGTAACTGGGTTAAACTGGATGTAGAGCAAACCTAAACCTCTATTTACTTTCTGGGCAGAACTGGAAGCAAAGATGGTTCACACTGAATCgatatgaatttaaatatttcaagGATAAAATGGTAGGTCTGTCTCTTTTGTACAATAAGATTTTAATTAGTTAAGAACTAAAGCTGATAGTTCATCTAACAGAAAACTGTCTCCTCAGATGGTAGAGCCAATACGAACCCTGGATCTGACGGAGTGCTCTGCTGTCCAGTTTGATTACAGTCAGGATAGGGTCAACTGCTTCTGGTGAGAGATTTATAATAAAGTGATAATTCATGATGATACGTTATGCACGTCTCTTGCTCTACTtaaatttaaactaaacaaaattgaaagtttatttcagttaatgtttattttatgtaattttatttcatgtttaattgcaagtaatgcattttttttaattggttttagatttatttaacgTTAATAACTGGTGTGCGTAGTTCATGGTTCAAATTTAGGAATTGTAATCAACAAGGCCAGCACTTTTCATTTCTGAATGCtatatgtttttatgtaacaAGAGTGGCTACAGTTAAAAGTATAACTAAGGGTTAAgggaaatctaatctaatctaatcctATCTGTTTTTACATCTGAAACTTCTCCAGTTGGCCAACCATAAAATCACTGGCTATTTTTGGTAACTGAAAATGAGTGGCTGACAGCTCACAGATCCTGTACTCACTAAATCAGCATTAGACAATGTGAATGGCATTAATACAAATTCACGCTGTCTGTTTACATACTAAGAGgttataatagaaaataattacaattgGATGTCAAAAatcctaatattgttttgttcATATCGATTGTGTATCTAATACAATATTTTCCAACATGTAAGTGATTCTCAGTAATGAGGAAGTATAGTCAGAAACTCTTATGCATGGACTTCCTCCTGCCCACATATTTTCCAGTGCATGCTTAATTTCAGCCTTATACTACACGATAAGActctttattaaaatgttcttttttctcCCTAGTCTGGTGTTCCCCGAGAGGAcgttttatttttgtgcaaaatcTGGTGCTGAGGCAGATGAATGGATTAAGATACTACGATGGAAACTGGTAAGTTAACCATGACAGAACAGTCACTATTAATAATCAGTGTAGGTAACAGTTAACAAAGTGACAAATAGAGTATTATTTCTTTGTTCCATTGGAAATAAATTCATCTGACCCCACTGCACCAGTCTAATCTTAAATGTGTCTCTCTGTTGGCCTTATCTCTATGATGATGACTACTCTGCATTTCCAGTCACAGATAAAGAAAGGACGATGATGTTCAACAAGGAGAGAAGAAGTACTGGAGCAAATGCAAGCTGCGCAGTTTTATATTACTGAAGACAGTGGATTTATTAACTGCATCTGATGCTCATCACACCTAAGAAATCTTCTGGGCAATGAATCACCCAAGGCACCGTGCTATTGTGCTTTATAAAGACTTCTCGAGGCGGTGCACTACTAATGTTGGAATTACAATCGACAATAgttaggtttttattttagatattgtgTTCTGTGTTGTGTTTCCGTTCTTCTTATTCTTCTCCAACACAAGCTAAACAATGTGTCTGCTCTTAAACATGTACATTCCCCCTTACATTGCAAATATGAGGTAAgcataaatgaactttttcattgAAACTTTTGGATGAAATATACTTTTCCCAAAATAGAGCACTGCTGTGATTACATATTTCTGTAAGCCAACCCAGAAGTTAGAagttagccttttttttttatttgggccTTTGGCTTTTTAATTATTGCAAAGATTAAGCTCTGTgatcagtgttaatgttaaagTTAATGATTAGTGCATGTTTTGTTCGTCATGAAAGCttcataaataaacacattttatgaatTTGAAAGCTTAAGTACAATCAccagacctaaaaaaaaaaaaaagagtaggcTATAAACAAACATCACCACTACTAAGCTCCTGACACCTCATTCTGTCTTTagttgaaaaatatttttcttaaaaaaaaaaaaaaagttctattaGTTTTCGGGAGTGGGATTATATACAACACGACAAGGCTGTGACAGCAGACTAGACGAGTCTACCTGTTTGGCTTAATGACGTTTCATTTCCCCAACAGCCTCTGTAAACCCATTTAGCCGTCTGCTGTAGAACAAAACACGAATAAATCCTGAGCTTGTGTTCACCACAAACCTTTTTTcgggcatttaaccaaaaacccattgACTTCAGGATGATGGAACTGAAAGTGCGAAAATGCTAACCTGTTCTGGGTTTTAGGCTACGAAAATACTTAATCCCTGCAGCACTCTACAGATCACCaaagtaattataataaagtTATAAATTCTCTAAGTAGCAATTCTACTTCAAATGTGATGTGTAAACTGACAATGAGCACGCTTCTGTTGTTTAGAAACATGTACATAATACCCATTATCCAACCAAGAAGACCCTTTTGTAAAAAGAATTGTATAAGAAGtcaataaacaatttatttttgtaaaccaAAGCTTTAGATACATTTATTAATGAGGAGACAAAAAGGAACAGGTTACATTCGTAAAAGACATACAGCATCAAGACCATCCAtcattatgtatgtacatgtgtgtgtatgaacTACGACATCAAGACATCAGACTGGATGAGTGATAGATCGTGGCTCTTTTATCTTCATCCACATGTCCTTAGGTGCTGAGATGAATAACTTCTAAGCTACTTCCACCACCTGCCTGAGTTCTTCAATCAGAGGAACCAGTTCCTTCTCAAGACTGAAGATCAGacctaaatattaaaaataaggaAACTGATCATTCACCGGTTATTATAATGAACATACTACTAAAGCAGCTCAGTGACTTTCATACTACCTGTGGAGACTCACCTGTGTTGGCATTACTACTTGCAATGAAACTTATGACTAAGGGTAATCGGTTAAACTGTACAATCTGCCAATGAAATCACAGAATATATTAAAACGAGAAATTCTTAACAAGTAGTatgtcaaatgtattttaatttctgtAAAGAAAGTACCTGGTAAGTGTTATAATAACAAATGATGCTCTTGTTTTTGGACAAACCCAGCTTGCTGCCCTGGTCAGTTGCCAATGCAAAGGTGGACAGGAACGTTGGCCGCAAAGCATATTCAGGAGCATTGTCATTGGCAACTAAAAGGGAGAACAAGCAAAATCTCAGCTTAAGATTTAGCAGATACACAAACAGACCTGGAGCTCAGAGCTGATGCTGTTACCTTTGAT is from Carassius auratus strain Wakin chromosome 13, ASM336829v1, whole genome shotgun sequence and encodes:
- the LOC113112832 gene encoding ragulator complex protein LAMTOR3 — protein: MNMADNLRSYLYKQLPSVEGLHAIVVTDRDGVPVIKVANDNAPEYALRPTFLSTFALATDQGSKLGLSKNKSIICYYNTYQIVQFNRLPLVISFIASSNANTGLIFSLEKELVPLIEELRQVVEVA
- the LOC113112831 gene encoding dual adapter for phosphotyrosine and 3-phosphotyrosine and 3-phosphoinositide-like, encoding MSVGSSRSSGEDIDELESVSWYHYDLSRHAAEALLLSNGVDGNFLLRNSNKGRDCFALSVRAKDSVKHFHVRRQFGKYSFGFNEFPCLQDFCNHIANQPLLGSETGNLLVLRFPYPRQVEEPSIYETVCVHTAMHTGRHENDLVPNAPALGTKEGYLVKQGAVIKNWKQRWFTLNRYEFKYFKDKMMVEPIRTLDLTECSAVQFDYSQDRVNCFCLVFPERTFYFCAKSGAEADEWIKILRWKLSQIKKGR